CCTAGAATGCCGAACAACGCGTCCATCACGTCGGATTCACGGTCGGTGGCTTCTGGTGTGCGCAGCATCAGCCTGGTCTCCCGAAAAGAGTAACGCAATTAATCCGCCCGCCAGCGCGGGCGTCGGACCGCGGCCGTTACCGGTCGTCCCGTTCGCGGAGCTCAATGAATTCGCTGATCTGCCGGATCAGCTCTGTTGAGCGGACCGGTTTCGGCAGGAATGCGTTGACGCCGTCACGCAACAGCCGGCTGCGGATGGCGGGGTCCCTCATGCCGGAGAGCACGATAATCGGGGTCTGGGCGGTCGCCGTGTTCCGGCGGAGGTTCTCAACCAGGTAGCGGCCGTCGCCGTTGGGCATCGCGACGTCAGAGATGATCAGGTCGGGTCCCTGCCCCAACGCGTCGACGATCCCCTGCATCCCGTAGTACGAGTGCTCGACCGCTACGTCGTACCGACCCAGGGCCAGCTCGATGCTGGTGTGGATATCGGGGTCGTCGTCGATGCAGAGGACGCGGGGCGTGCGGGTCGCGGCGTGCTCGGTCGCGATGCGGGACATCTGGTAGTCTAGAAGCGTGGACATGGTGGGCGTCTCCTTCTCCAGCGGCGGCTGCCGCTTGGCGTGATGGTGCAGATTCACGGCTGGCTACGTTCAACGCGGCGGCGCCCCACGGCGGGGCAGGCGCCATTTCGGCTGGGTTTCATGGCAGCGGTCGGCTGCGGGTAAACACCCTGTCGTAACGTAGCTTGAAGGACTGGCCCGGCGTGGATTTGGCACGCCAGAGATGAAGATTCGCCACGGCTTGCTAGCCGGCGAACCGAGGCTATCTGCAACGTAGCTCACCGCAGGCGATGGGCAAGCCAATGCGGTGGAGTTTCTCACGCCGATCTTGACACGATGCCGCTCCAGGTTGGGATGCGTGAGGGCGCCCCCGCACAATC
This genomic interval from Posidoniimonas corsicana contains the following:
- a CDS encoding response regulator; this translates as MNLHHHAKRQPPLEKETPTMSTLLDYQMSRIATEHAATRTPRVLCIDDDPDIHTSIELALGRYDVAVEHSYYGMQGIVDALGQGPDLIISDVAMPNGDGRYLVENLRRNTATAQTPIIVLSGMRDPAIRSRLLRDGVNAFLPKPVRSTELIRQISEFIELRERDDR